In one uncultured Devosia sp. genomic region, the following are encoded:
- a CDS encoding sugar ABC transporter substrate-binding protein, with product MRKQLIAFGMAAMVASSAVTGIAYAQDDKGAVYYLVPTLLDEFQTGSVSALEMFLEQVGYDLTTLNADNKTDLQQSQMNDVIALAPKAIILAAVDFNALAPSVDAARAAGIPVIEFDRQISSTVSDFTSVAGTVEIGYVAADEVERLLTEKNGSVSGKVLQILGDPGDPYTLDIQKGFEEKMAAFPDVQIITHPALMWEASNAGTIVSDQLLANPDIDIIFSHAAHLSVAAVASLESAGKQPGDIYVMSSNGAPVALEMIRDGWMQVEVEQPLYAQAAAVAMFMDKIVNKQTIEPGEYEVLGLKSMVSDEEWGPTIKIPGAAITAENVDNPAFWGNLKPPADPITSVE from the coding sequence ATGAGAAAGCAGCTGATTGCCTTTGGCATGGCGGCCATGGTGGCCTCCAGCGCCGTGACGGGCATAGCGTATGCCCAGGATGACAAGGGGGCGGTTTATTACCTCGTGCCGACCCTGCTCGATGAATTCCAGACCGGCTCGGTGAGTGCGCTGGAAATGTTTCTTGAACAGGTCGGTTATGACCTGACGACGCTCAATGCCGACAACAAGACCGACCTGCAGCAATCGCAGATGAATGACGTCATCGCGCTGGCCCCCAAGGCGATCATCCTCGCCGCGGTTGATTTCAACGCTCTGGCGCCATCGGTGGATGCCGCCCGTGCTGCGGGTATTCCGGTGATCGAGTTTGATCGGCAGATTTCCTCAACCGTCTCGGATTTTACCTCGGTGGCCGGTACGGTGGAGATCGGCTATGTGGCGGCCGATGAAGTGGAGCGCCTTCTTACCGAGAAGAATGGCTCGGTTTCAGGCAAGGTGCTGCAGATCCTCGGCGATCCCGGCGATCCCTATACGCTCGATATCCAGAAGGGTTTCGAGGAAAAGATGGCCGCCTTCCCGGATGTCCAGATCATCACCCATCCCGCGCTGATGTGGGAGGCCAGCAATGCCGGGACGATCGTCTCCGACCAACTGCTGGCAAATCCCGACATCGACATCATCTTCAGCCACGCCGCTCACCTTTCGGTAGCTGCGGTCGCGTCGCTTGAATCGGCTGGCAAACAGCCGGGCGACATCTATGTGATGAGTTCCAACGGCGCGCCGGTTGCGCTGGAAATGATCCGCGATGGCTGGATGCAGGTGGAAGTGGAGCAGCCGCTCTACGCCCAGGCTGCGGCCGTGGCGATGTTCATGGACAAGATCGTCAACAAGCAGACGATCGAGCCCGGCGAGTATGAGGTGCTGGGGCTGAAGTCCATGGTCAGCGACGAGGAATGGGGCCCAACGATCAAGATCCCGGGCGCCGCCATCACCGCGGAAAATGTCGACAATCCAGCCTTCTGGGGCAATCTCAAGCCGCCGGCCGATCCGATCACTTCGGTCGAATGA